The genomic stretch gagaaatgaagaggaaataggagaagggaaaagaagggaCTAAaagatttcagagagggagggagagggggtCAGCAGTCATGGTTTCACACCCAAAATCTTAATCAAGTTTTAATTCTTCAAATCTAAATTCTTCTCCATTACATgactatataaagaaaaataaaagcataacattggaagctaattaaaaatggaaactaacctaaatagcaattgaaataaaaaattcaatcttcCTACAAACTTGACCACATCGTATACTAATaattaaggaaagaaaatcaaacTACTAAATTATTCCAAAGTTTTCACACCTGCATCAAGGTTTCCCCCAACAAAAGTACTATACTAAATAATTGATCGCCTATCAATAGAAGATCTAGCACAGTCAGCATCACAAAAAACCTTCAATACATCCATGTCCATAATTAGATTATAACATACTATGACCTGGAGCTTTCTTGAGATAGCTTAGCATACAAATTATAGCATCCCAATGGGACGTATGAGGAGAAGACAAAAACTGACTCACAACATTGACATGAAAGGAAATATCAGGTTGAGTCACAGTTAGATAATTCAACTTTTCAACTGACCTTTGATACTTTTCAGGATCACCTAAAAGGTCAGCCTTTTCAGTTGTAAGTTTTATATTGGGATCCATAGGAGTATCCAAAGGCTTGGACCCCAACATCCTAGTCTCTATAAGCAAATCTAGAACATTCTTCctctaaaaaagagaaatacatTTTCTTGACTGAGCAACTTCAAAACCTAaaaactattttacccttcccTAATCCTTAGTTCGAAACTTCTGCTAGTGGTGAACCTTCAAACACTAGATACCCTCGACATCATCTCTCGTGATAACAATATCGTCAACATAAACAACAAGGTATATCCTTTCCACACCAGATAGCCTATAGAAAAGTGAGTGATCATTGTCACATCTAGATAATCCAAGCTCAAGAACCAAATCAGTTAATCTGCCAAACCATACCTGAGGAGACTGCTTCAAACCGTATAAAAACTTCTTGAGCTTGCACACTATTCTGGACTCCTCTTGAGTAACAAATcctggaggttgctccatatagaTCGCTATGAAGCACATTTTTCACCACAAGCTGATATAACGATCAATGATGAGAAGTTGCAAGAGATATCAGAATACAAACTGATGCAAGTTTGACAATAGGAGAAAAGTGTTTATAGTCAACTCCATAAACCTAGGCATACCCTTTGGCAATCAACCTTGCCTTCAACCGAACAAAAGAACCATCAAAGTTGACCTTAATCACATACATCCAATGACAACCAATAGCAAACTTACCAGGAGGTAAGGGGACATGATCCCAAGTCTAATTTTCCTCCAGGGCCAATAATTCTTCCTCCATAGCTGTCCTCCAACTAGGACTAGACAATGCTTCTTCATCAAACTTAGGAACAAGATGACTAGAAATAGTAGAAAGACAATaatgaaaagaatgtgataaaCCAGAGTagaaaacaaaattagaaatgTGATGAATATAAATAGTAGAAAGACAAGAATGAAAATAATGTGATAAATcagaataggaaacaaaattagaaattagTTGTTGGGTGCAAATGCTAATTCTTTTGCTGAGCAATAGGAGGATCAAGATTAGAAATAAGGATACTTGACTTAGGATTTACAGACGAAGACAAGGCAAGCACTACAGAAGCAGGGGGTGTTGGATCTTCCCTACAACGACGAGTATAAACCCGAACAACTAGTGGAGGAGTTGGTGGGGCTGCAATAGTTGGAACCTGTGCAGCTGAGTGATGAACAATATAAGTGGAAAGATCATCATCTAACTCAAACAAAATAAATGACTCATCTGGATAAGAGGTGGACTCAAAGAAAGATACGTCAGCAATAACAAAATATTTCTGCAGTTTAGGAGAGTAGCATTTATATCCTTTTTGGGTACAAGAGTAACCCCAAAAGATATATTTAAGAGCTCTAGGATCCAACTTGGACAACTCTAGACAATGATCACGAataaaacaaacacaaccaaaaacacATGGAAGGAGAACAAACAAAGGATCAGAAGGAAAGAACAAAGAATGAGGAATACCACCATGCAAAACAGAAGAAGGCATGTGATTAATAACATAATGGACCGAGCATTTTTCACCaaatttttgttctttctttcaaCAACACAATTTTGTTGGGGGTGTCTGAACAGGATGACTAATGAACCATACCACGTTCAACCATAAACTTAGAAaagggattaaaaaaatattctttgACATTATCACTATGTAAGATTTTAATAAACAAGCCAAACTGAGTCTGAATTTTAGCAACAAAAGCACAAAAAACGAATTTGCTTGCagataaaaattaaaaggaaactgCGGCAAATGAAGGACTGGTGATAAGGACAAAGAAGAATTGGGATGAACTGTCCCAGTCCCATTAACCTGAACTGGAGAACCATTAGCTAAAAACACActgaaaaatgatttttgaaagGAGGAAAATATACCTGAAACACTGGACATTGTGATTtgaagcacctgaatcaatgatctagGGACGAGAAGAAGATAGAAATGTAATGGCATTACTTGTCTGGACAAAAGTAGCAATGGAGGACTGAGAAGTCTAAAACTGATTGTACCGTGCAAATTCTTCGTTTGTCATCATAACCATCTTCCCCTCAGATGGTTCAGGTGGAGTGGTGGTTTCAGTATTTGCTATGGAATTAGCAATTTGCTTCTAAGAAGGTTTGCCATGaatttttcaacaaaaaaaattgatatgcCCCGACTTGCCACAATGATGGCACGTTCATACTGTTTTTGAGCTGTCTGAGGATGTGGGATTACCACTTACCAGTAGCATGCCCTTTGCTATTTCTATTGCTAGTAGCATGTGTACTACCACGACTGAGGTTTAGAGACACGAGCTGAGCTGTCCACAAGTGTAGAATCATGAGTACTCTTGCGAGATACACGCAAGACATGAGAGATGCCACATTGTCTCCCCCAAGTATTTGAGAACAAACTGTCATACTTTGTTCTAAGACCACAAAAGAATCCTATAACTGCAAGCTGCTCCCTCTGGTTCTACTTCTGCTGCATGTCACCACTAATAGGAAGTAGAGGATTTAATTCTTCATACATTCTCTTAAAATCAGCAAAATATTGGGTCAATGGATGACCCTTTAATCAATTCGATAAAAGTCCTGAGATAACTTATAGATGCGGGAGAGATTGTTTTGTCTAGAGTACCGAACATTCAGATATACCCATAACTCTTTCACAGTGTTAATATGGGTGACAAGATCGAAAATTGAATTCTCCATAGAATTCAGAAGCTGCCCTAGAGTTCTTGCACCAACAATAGACCATGTAGAATTTGTAGCAAGATTCATCTTTGTAAAATGATCCTGTTGCACGACCTGTCAAAATCAACTATACAATTTTTTCCTATTGTTGAAAATTGGCAACCCCTGCAAGTTTCTTTTTTGTGATTctaggagaagatgaagatacaACCTCAGCCACTACACTCTTTGCTTCGGTTGTATGCAAAGAAAACAAGCAATTGTCCACAAAACCCTGCAAAAAGTCGATCTCAAGAACCTTGCTCCTGAGAAAAATCAGTCCACAAAATTGATCCAACCACTAATCAATCCCAACAAGTAACCCTTCAACAAAGATCAATCCATCCCCCCAAACACTGACAAAGCCAATCCACAAAATACCTAGCCAAATTCGATTTTCCACAAAACCctgaaaaaaattgattttgttcaAACCTTGACAAAATCAATTTCTCCAAAAGACTGAACTCTAGACTTCAGTCTCTAATCCACAAATCATAAATCACAGATGAGACCTAGTTCTTAAGGCTGGTTATGAACTAGTCTCTAAAAGTCACCAAAAAACAACATAGGGTGCTATGCTCCTTTCAAAGAGAAATCGGAAGAAACTTCAAAACAAGATTCTTGATGGTTCACTCACCCTTGATTGAAGAAAGAACTTGTGTTGATGAGAACCTGTAATAATGGTATCAATCCCCAAGGATCTTGCTCTGCTACCATGTAAattagaagaaggagaagaaaagggaaaagagagatgaCTATAACCTTTGGGAGTCACAATCTTATGTTTAAACTCccacttcattcaatatataataaTGACATGTGACATAACCCTACTAAGGGgcatgaaagaaaataaaggacttaaaagggaaaaaaatataaagttacTGTTCATATGAACACTGTTCACATGAATAGTGATGTGAACCCCTTAATCAATACTTCTAACAGATTTATTGTAAGGGGACAAATTTGGAAGGGTTGGTAAAGTATGGATAAGCTAGAATAAATGAAGATAGGAGGGGAAATTTAAGGAAAGCAAGTAAAGAGTAATTATGCCAAGGAGGGAAAGAGTGACGTGGGGTTGTCTTCCTCCTTACAAAGAACAAAACTAGTAGAGAATTGGTTAGAGTCAAGACGAGATAAGTCTCTCACAGGACTTCTGATCGACCTAGGAATTGGGCTGGAGAATCGTAACTCTGATGCTCTTTCAAGGGTAAGTGATGGTTCTCCTAAATAGCCAACAAATAAGACTTTCAGAGTTCTGAAACTGAGCCTTACTGTGATGTTATGCCCAAACCTGTAATTGAGGTTCGATCCTGTGATGAGAGGAAGTTCTGGAACCAGGGTTTAGGTCATCTAGGGAAGAGCAACCTTCACCCACAATCTCAGGCTCAGGTAACTTGGT from Macadamia integrifolia cultivar HAES 741 chromosome 11, SCU_Mint_v3, whole genome shotgun sequence encodes the following:
- the LOC122092665 gene encoding uncharacterized protein LOC122092665 isoform X1; translation: MKKHCLVLVGGQLWRKNYWPWRKIRLGIMSPYLLLVVKNVLHSDLYGATSRICYSRGVQNSVQAQEVFIRFEAVSSDDVEQETCQREECTMVVEGNDSEIGDV
- the LOC122092665 gene encoding uncharacterized protein LOC122092665 isoform X2; this translates as MSPYLLLVVKNVLHSDLYGATSRICYSRGVQNSVQAQEVFIRFEAVSSDDVEQETCQREECTMVVEGNDSEIGDV